A genomic window from Microbacterium sp. ET2 includes:
- a CDS encoding fatty acyl-AMP ligase, whose amino-acid sequence MVSTAWGMPESHAAAPPATFLDAMRRSAARRGDTRGIRFYSDEKTSTFLSYGDLDTRAKARAVELRAHGAAPGDVAVLGFQPGLGFIESVYAALYAGLIIAPVPVTVGRNPQSVIDRIEAIVADAGSRLVLTDASSAPLFASAALENVDVQILAEPDLALAEEWAAPEITPDSIALLQYTSGSTGTPKGVVVSHGNLVANEEAIGAAVSDGEDAVWVGWLPHYHDMGLIGLLFRPIYAGVDSVLTSPSRFLRRPLLWLRLITAHKGTFTVAPDFAYRLCAQVVTDEQLAELDLSSLTHVVTGAEPIKTSTVAQFVERFAPAGLRAEAMIPAYGMAETTLIISAVAGRPVTSITADLGALERGDLLPAADDRSVDLVLCGPPVPGSHVAVVDPATQEPLPDGRIGEIWVSGPSVAQGYWGRAEETAEAFGFALPGTDARYLRTGDLGAMIDGEVVVAGRLKDLIISHGRNVFPQDVEAVASAVVGTDPGCISAAFALDEFQPSEVGLAVEVDPKTLAAADLPALVHEVRRAVMAEFGLPSVGVALLRKGMLPRTTSGKIQRRRARAELIDGALTLAVVDGIEVSSPSDVSGRVS is encoded by the coding sequence GTGGTTTCCACGGCATGGGGGATGCCCGAATCCCACGCAGCCGCACCGCCGGCGACGTTTCTCGACGCGATGCGGCGCAGCGCCGCCCGACGCGGCGACACCCGCGGCATCCGGTTCTACAGCGACGAGAAGACCTCGACGTTCCTGTCGTACGGCGACCTCGACACCCGCGCCAAAGCGCGAGCGGTCGAGTTGCGCGCTCACGGCGCCGCCCCCGGTGATGTCGCAGTGCTCGGGTTCCAGCCCGGGCTCGGCTTCATCGAATCGGTCTACGCCGCCCTCTACGCGGGCCTCATCATCGCGCCGGTGCCCGTCACGGTCGGACGCAATCCGCAGAGCGTGATCGACCGCATCGAAGCGATCGTCGCCGATGCCGGCAGCCGGCTGGTGCTGACGGATGCCTCGTCGGCACCGCTCTTCGCCTCGGCAGCGCTCGAGAACGTCGACGTGCAGATCCTCGCCGAACCCGATCTTGCGTTGGCCGAGGAGTGGGCTGCGCCGGAGATCACGCCCGACTCGATCGCGCTGCTGCAGTACACGTCGGGCTCCACCGGAACGCCCAAGGGTGTCGTCGTCAGCCACGGCAACCTCGTCGCGAACGAGGAGGCCATCGGCGCCGCCGTCTCGGACGGCGAGGACGCGGTGTGGGTCGGATGGCTGCCGCACTACCACGACATGGGTCTCATCGGTCTGCTGTTCCGGCCCATCTACGCCGGCGTCGACTCGGTGCTCACCTCGCCCTCGCGGTTCCTCCGCCGCCCGCTGCTGTGGCTGCGCCTCATCACCGCGCACAAGGGCACCTTCACCGTCGCCCCCGACTTCGCCTATCGCCTCTGCGCCCAGGTCGTCACCGACGAGCAGCTCGCCGAGCTCGACCTGTCATCGCTCACCCACGTCGTCACCGGCGCCGAGCCGATCAAGACCTCGACCGTCGCGCAGTTCGTCGAGCGCTTCGCCCCCGCGGGCCTGCGCGCCGAGGCGATGATCCCCGCCTACGGCATGGCCGAGACCACCCTCATCATCTCGGCCGTAGCCGGCCGCCCCGTGACATCCATCACCGCCGACCTCGGCGCCCTCGAGCGCGGCGACCTGCTGCCCGCCGCCGATGACCGCTCGGTCGACCTCGTGCTGTGCGGTCCGCCGGTGCCCGGATCGCACGTCGCCGTCGTCGACCCCGCGACGCAGGAGCCGCTGCCCGACGGACGCATCGGCGAGATCTGGGTGAGCGGCCCGAGCGTGGCGCAGGGGTACTGGGGGAGGGCCGAAGAGACCGCCGAGGCGTTCGGATTCGCTTTGCCCGGCACCGACGCGCGGTACCTGCGCACCGGAGACCTCGGCGCGATGATCGACGGCGAGGTCGTCGTGGCGGGCCGCCTGAAAGACCTCATCATCTCCCACGGCCGCAACGTCTTCCCGCAGGACGTCGAGGCGGTCGCCTCCGCCGTCGTTGGCACCGATCCCGGCTGCATCAGCGCCGCGTTCGCGCTCGACGAGTTCCAGCCCTCCGAGGTCGGTCTCGCCGTCGAGGTCGACCCGAAGACCCTCGCCGCCGCCGACCTGCCCGCCCTCGTGCACGAGGTGCGTCGCGCGGTGATGGCCGAGTTCGGGCTGCCGAGCGTCGGCGTGGCACTCCTTCGAAAAGGGATGCTGCCGCGCACCACCAGCGGCAAGATCCAGCGTCGCCGCGCCCGCGCCGAACTCATCGACGGCGCCCTCACCCTCGCGGTCGTCGACGGCATCGAGGTGTCGTCGCCCAGCGACGTGAGCGGGCGGGTGTCGTGA
- a CDS encoding ABC transporter substrate-binding protein: MRVTAKAGVGIVAAGLVLTGCAAGSTGGSDGGSENVTISYTNFISNGGNEENLQTIVDAFQEENPGITVDVTTLPYADYATALQTDVAAGTVSDVFDIEYGGFAEYQANGVLAELDVEDPSVYRQSVLEAYQADGAQYALPSSFSTVVLFYNKDLFDAAGLDYPSAGWTWSEELAAAEALTDQDAGVWGDHQPVSFFEFYKVLAQNGGEFLNEDGTAVAFNTPEGIEAAEWLVEKSGTVMPTIEQGQGTPDFDTELFTSGNLAMLHTGIWMFGAFAEVPFGWDIAVEPGNTQQASALFSNGVAVSAASENQEAAQAFAEFLTSSDVMVQIRLDAGWELPAISDEAELESYLTRGDPENRQAVFDSLDEVALQPVVGEGQQEMQDIMSEELVEAQAGRKSVEDALASAEDRINALLGG, translated from the coding sequence ATGAGAGTCACCGCAAAAGCCGGTGTCGGCATCGTCGCCGCAGGACTCGTGCTCACCGGCTGCGCCGCCGGCAGCACGGGCGGCAGCGATGGCGGCAGCGAGAACGTCACCATCAGCTACACCAACTTCATCTCGAACGGCGGCAACGAGGAGAACCTCCAGACCATCGTCGACGCCTTCCAAGAGGAGAACCCCGGCATCACTGTCGATGTCACCACGCTTCCGTACGCCGACTACGCCACGGCTCTGCAGACGGATGTCGCTGCCGGCACCGTCTCGGACGTGTTCGACATCGAGTACGGCGGGTTCGCCGAATACCAGGCCAATGGCGTGCTGGCCGAGCTCGACGTCGAAGACCCGTCGGTCTACCGCCAGAGCGTGCTCGAGGCCTACCAGGCTGACGGTGCGCAGTACGCGCTGCCGAGCTCGTTCTCGACCGTCGTCCTCTTCTACAACAAGGACCTCTTCGACGCCGCGGGGCTGGACTACCCCTCCGCCGGCTGGACCTGGTCGGAAGAGCTCGCCGCCGCCGAAGCCCTCACCGATCAGGATGCCGGGGTGTGGGGCGACCACCAGCCGGTGAGCTTCTTCGAGTTCTACAAGGTGCTCGCCCAGAACGGCGGGGAGTTCCTCAACGAGGACGGCACCGCGGTCGCCTTCAACACCCCCGAGGGCATCGAAGCCGCCGAGTGGCTCGTCGAGAAGAGCGGCACCGTGATGCCGACGATCGAGCAGGGTCAGGGAACGCCAGACTTCGACACCGAGCTGTTCACCAGCGGCAACCTCGCGATGCTGCACACCGGCATCTGGATGTTCGGTGCGTTCGCCGAGGTGCCTTTCGGGTGGGACATCGCCGTCGAGCCGGGCAACACCCAGCAGGCGAGCGCGCTGTTCTCCAACGGTGTCGCCGTGTCGGCCGCCTCGGAGAACCAGGAGGCAGCTCAGGCCTTCGCGGAGTTCCTCACCTCCAGCGACGTCATGGTGCAGATCCGCCTCGACGCCGGGTGGGAGCTGCCCGCGATCTCGGATGAGGCCGAGCTCGAGAGCTACCTCACCCGCGGCGACCCCGAGAACCGACAGGCGGTGTTCGACTCGCTCGACGAAGTCGCGCTGCAGCCGGTGGTCGGCGAGGGCCAGCAGGAGATGCAGGACATCATGAGCGAGGAGCTCGTCGAGGCCCAGGCCGGACGGAAGAGCGTCGAAGACGCGCTCGCCTCGGCCGAGGACCGCATCAACGCCCTTCTCGGCGGCTGA
- a CDS encoding wax ester/triacylglycerol synthase domain-containing protein, with protein sequence MSRRSPVASRPPHAEFMQVWEEGYVSTTASFTAMHMQGVAVFTGGELRRADGSIDRERVRAWIGRAAHPLPYARSRLQRAPLGLTPPAWVPVDELDLDTHLVFADAVETLAPARLRTLIGWDEGPLDLSAPLWRLRLTPLDDGRIALGILMHHAGGDALRTMKFLAALTASKLDGVPKSADDPFAGQRAARSVELPGLALRAWWSAGDSAGARVRAYLRKPVVRRARRVAARVTRRFRDQPAPPPTTHSGFRTFDGDAVQARGAELDGTMNDLVVAAAITAASAPTGEPVRVRVPVLRRATEQSRNRVTDAEIVGSALTDPAELVASVRAQLSGTEASDSERAAAREVGYATLVPWLSRARYLAGARLDEVVVLPASLPHDELSTFALLYDGKLSVTVTTQQQTDTSAVLDVLGDALTSPVHQSSSASPDAL encoded by the coding sequence ATGAGCCGACGCTCGCCCGTCGCATCCCGCCCCCCTCACGCCGAGTTCATGCAGGTGTGGGAGGAGGGGTACGTCTCGACGACGGCGTCGTTCACCGCGATGCACATGCAGGGGGTGGCGGTGTTCACCGGCGGCGAGCTGCGCCGCGCCGACGGGTCGATCGACCGCGAGCGCGTGCGCGCGTGGATCGGGCGGGCGGCGCATCCGCTCCCCTACGCCCGGTCGCGCCTCCAGCGCGCGCCGCTCGGACTCACCCCGCCCGCGTGGGTCCCCGTCGACGAGCTCGACCTCGACACCCACCTCGTCTTCGCCGACGCGGTGGAGACGCTCGCACCCGCGCGCCTGCGCACCCTCATCGGATGGGACGAGGGACCGCTCGATCTGTCGGCACCGCTCTGGCGGCTGCGCCTCACGCCGCTCGATGACGGGCGCATCGCCCTGGGCATCCTCATGCATCACGCCGGCGGCGATGCGCTGCGCACGATGAAGTTCCTCGCCGCACTCACCGCGTCGAAGCTCGACGGCGTTCCCAAGAGCGCGGATGACCCGTTCGCAGGTCAGCGCGCGGCGCGCAGCGTCGAGCTGCCCGGACTGGCGCTTCGCGCGTGGTGGAGCGCGGGCGACTCGGCCGGGGCGCGTGTGCGGGCGTACCTGCGCAAGCCCGTCGTCCGCCGGGCGCGCCGGGTCGCGGCGCGGGTCACTCGTCGCTTCCGCGATCAGCCGGCGCCGCCACCCACGACGCACTCGGGCTTCCGTACGTTCGACGGCGACGCGGTGCAGGCGCGCGGCGCCGAGCTCGACGGCACGATGAACGACCTGGTCGTGGCCGCGGCGATCACCGCCGCGTCGGCGCCGACGGGAGAGCCGGTGCGCGTGCGCGTGCCGGTGCTGCGACGCGCGACCGAGCAGAGCCGCAACCGGGTGACCGACGCCGAGATCGTCGGCAGCGCCCTGACCGATCCGGCCGAGCTGGTGGCATCCGTGAGGGCACAGCTGTCGGGAACCGAGGCGTCAGACTCCGAGCGGGCTGCCGCCCGCGAGGTCGGGTACGCCACCCTCGTGCCGTGGCTGTCGCGCGCCCGGTATCTGGCGGGGGCGCGGCTCGACGAGGTCGTCGTGCTGCCGGCGAGCCTGCCGCACGATGAGCTGTCGACCTTTGCGCTGCTCTACGACGGAAAGCTGTCGGTGACGGTGACCACGCAGCAGCAGACCGACACGAGCGCGGTGCTCGACGTGCTGGGCGATGCGCTCACGTCACCAGTTCACCAGAGCAGCAGCGCGAGTCCTGACGCGTTGTAG
- a CDS encoding acyl-CoA dehydrogenase — MTAPAVAAPTATAPGSSVGRAAAMLDEYLGAPEVPDSRVSDRQTLAWDAASVLPAGTIAALNDWGVHSHYIPAQWGGRLTGILDAVLLLRTVARRDLTAAVGHGKTLLGAVCAWAAADASADRMARIVGAGDPVSWGLTEQGRGSDIGTSMTTADLSGERIVVDGHKWPIGNATRGRAITVLARTDERPGPRSLSLVLVDKTEADAATISYRARRPLHGIRGADISGIEFSGTSLGPDSLVGEPGRGLELVLKSLQLTRTMCAALSLGAGDRALSMLADLSEGDPGLDGFVAASAADILLAEAVTMTGTAVFHALPDEMALVSAFVKVLVPDLVDGVFTDAGAALGPAAHLADGDLAMFEKGARDSRVVGIFDGNSVVNLNVVINEFGNIARGDDQPADAVLAALRTEPEAFDMAQLRLVTRRGASVLRALPDLVARLDDGRTHPDAVRSAARLAAHWRELRQAVAAVERAPLPRRRSSRSPRN; from the coding sequence GTGACGGCGCCGGCCGTTGCGGCGCCGACCGCTACGGCTCCCGGGTCGTCGGTGGGCCGCGCGGCGGCGATGCTCGACGAGTACCTCGGCGCGCCCGAGGTGCCCGACTCGCGGGTGTCGGACCGGCAGACCCTCGCGTGGGATGCCGCCTCGGTCCTTCCTGCGGGGACGATCGCCGCCCTGAATGACTGGGGCGTTCACTCCCACTACATCCCCGCGCAGTGGGGTGGGCGGCTCACCGGCATCCTCGACGCCGTCCTTCTCCTGCGCACCGTCGCCCGCCGCGACCTCACCGCCGCCGTCGGGCACGGGAAGACGCTGCTCGGAGCGGTGTGCGCGTGGGCGGCCGCCGACGCGTCGGCCGACCGGATGGCGCGGATCGTCGGCGCCGGCGACCCGGTGTCGTGGGGGCTCACCGAACAGGGGCGGGGCAGCGACATCGGCACCTCGATGACCACGGCCGACCTGTCGGGGGAGCGCATCGTCGTCGACGGCCACAAGTGGCCGATCGGCAACGCCACCCGCGGGCGCGCGATCACCGTGCTCGCCCGCACCGATGAACGCCCCGGACCCCGCTCGCTCTCGCTCGTGCTCGTCGACAAGACCGAGGCGGATGCCGCGACGATCAGCTACCGCGCACGCCGGCCGCTGCACGGCATCCGCGGGGCGGACATCAGCGGCATCGAGTTCTCGGGCACCTCGCTCGGGCCGGACTCGCTCGTCGGGGAACCCGGCCGCGGACTCGAGCTCGTGCTGAAGAGCCTGCAGCTGACGCGCACGATGTGCGCAGCGCTCTCGCTCGGTGCGGGCGACCGGGCGCTGTCGATGCTCGCCGACCTGTCGGAGGGTGACCCCGGGCTCGACGGTTTCGTCGCCGCATCCGCCGCTGACATTTTGCTCGCCGAAGCGGTGACGATGACCGGCACGGCGGTGTTCCACGCGCTGCCCGACGAGATGGCGCTCGTGAGCGCGTTCGTGAAGGTGCTCGTGCCCGACCTCGTCGACGGGGTGTTCACCGACGCCGGTGCGGCCCTCGGACCCGCCGCCCACCTCGCCGACGGCGATCTGGCGATGTTCGAGAAGGGCGCCCGCGACAGCCGTGTGGTCGGCATCTTCGACGGCAACTCGGTGGTGAACCTCAACGTCGTCATCAACGAGTTCGGCAACATCGCCCGCGGTGACGACCAGCCGGCCGATGCGGTGCTGGCGGCTCTTCGCACCGAGCCCGAGGCATTCGACATGGCGCAGTTGCGCCTGGTCACCCGCCGCGGCGCCTCGGTGCTGCGGGCGCTGCCCGACCTCGTCGCCCGCCTGGACGACGGACGCACGCACCCCGACGCGGTGCGCTCGGCGGCGCGACTCGCCGCTCACTGGCGCGAGCTGCGTCAGGCCGTCGCCGCCGTCGAGCGGGCACCGCTCCCCCGGCGTCGCAGTTCGCGCTCGCCGAGGAACTGA
- a CDS encoding carbohydrate ABC transporter permease, protein MAETTLTRRRPRTGSRTRWSARSIILHVVIALGALAMFFPFYWTLITSLSPGTGLSGTPSFFPANPSIDAYLRLFTDVPFARVVGNSLLLAVITTLAQLFTSATAAYVFSRLPFPGRGVVFGIYLATMMIPLQVLVVPLFAQLRTWGLVDTYFGAVLPTLAAAFGVFLLRQAMNQVPIQLDEAASLDGAGHFRIFWGVILPNIRPALATLAVFAFMGSWNSFLWPLVVLRSPEVQTLPVALAGLQGQYTTQWDIVMAGSVISILPMLALYLFAQKYIIQGVANTGLK, encoded by the coding sequence ATGGCTGAGACGACCCTCACTCGACGGCGCCCGCGCACGGGTTCGCGCACCCGCTGGAGCGCGCGCTCGATCATCCTCCACGTGGTGATCGCCCTCGGGGCGCTGGCAATGTTCTTCCCCTTCTACTGGACACTCATCACCTCGCTGTCCCCGGGCACGGGCCTGAGCGGCACGCCCTCCTTCTTCCCTGCGAACCCGAGCATCGATGCCTACCTGCGGCTCTTCACCGACGTGCCGTTCGCCCGCGTCGTCGGCAACAGCCTGCTGCTCGCCGTCATCACCACGCTCGCGCAGCTGTTCACCAGCGCCACCGCGGCCTACGTCTTCAGCAGGCTGCCCTTCCCCGGGCGGGGAGTGGTGTTCGGGATCTATCTCGCGACCATGATGATCCCGCTGCAGGTGCTGGTCGTACCGCTGTTCGCGCAACTGCGCACCTGGGGACTGGTCGACACCTACTTCGGCGCGGTGCTCCCGACCCTCGCCGCCGCGTTCGGCGTCTTCCTCCTCCGTCAGGCCATGAATCAGGTGCCGATCCAGCTCGACGAGGCCGCCTCGCTCGACGGTGCCGGACACTTCCGCATCTTCTGGGGCGTCATCCTCCCCAACATCCGTCCGGCCCTCGCCACCCTCGCGGTCTTCGCGTTCATGGGCAGCTGGAACAGCTTCCTCTGGCCGCTCGTGGTGCTGCGCTCGCCCGAGGTGCAGACCCTTCCGGTCGCGCTCGCGGGGCTCCAGGGGCAGTACACGACGCAGTGGGACATCGTCATGGCGGGCTCGGTCATCAGCATCCTGCCGATGCTCGCGCTCTACCTCTTCGCCCAGAAGTACATCATCCAGGGGGTCGCGAACACGGGGCTGAAGTAG
- a CDS encoding carbohydrate ABC transporter permease has product MTGLLSQATATPPVDGPPALGPAVTRRRGSRRLRYALTVLVFLLPSAVPLTLFVLVPMVSAAGISLTEWNLLRPAEWVGFDNYVRLLTNPETAAIFWHTLYYILGYLPLVYVGGLLIALALNTALRGRTLFRGIYFLPVITSWIVVALVWRWLLNPSNGVVNTVLGFFGVDGPGWWTDPAWAMPSIILASAWKDIGFVMVILLAGLQAIDPELLDAARVDGAGPWRRFFSVTLPLLSPATFFVLVISLINGFQVFDQVYAMTGGGPGGATQVVVQQIYDLTFRYGRAGEASALSWMLFIVILAVTVIQIRGQRRWVNYG; this is encoded by the coding sequence ATGACCGGACTCCTCAGCCAGGCCACGGCCACCCCGCCGGTCGACGGACCCCCCGCGCTCGGCCCGGCCGTCACGCGCCGCCGCGGATCGCGGCGGCTGCGCTACGCGCTCACCGTGCTGGTGTTCCTCTTGCCGAGCGCGGTGCCGCTCACCCTTTTCGTGCTCGTGCCGATGGTCTCAGCCGCCGGCATCAGCCTCACCGAGTGGAACCTGCTCCGCCCCGCCGAGTGGGTCGGCTTCGACAACTACGTACGGCTGCTCACCAACCCCGAGACCGCCGCCATCTTCTGGCACACGCTGTACTACATCCTCGGCTACCTGCCGCTGGTGTACGTGGGAGGCCTCCTCATCGCCCTCGCGCTGAACACCGCGCTCCGCGGTCGCACCCTCTTCCGGGGCATCTACTTCCTCCCCGTCATCACCAGCTGGATCGTCGTCGCCCTCGTCTGGCGGTGGCTGCTCAACCCCTCCAACGGCGTGGTCAACACCGTGCTCGGCTTCTTCGGTGTCGACGGTCCCGGATGGTGGACCGACCCGGCATGGGCGATGCCGTCGATCATTCTCGCGTCGGCGTGGAAGGACATCGGTTTCGTCATGGTGATCCTGCTCGCGGGGCTCCAGGCGATCGACCCCGAGCTGCTCGACGCCGCCCGCGTCGACGGTGCTGGACCCTGGCGCCGCTTCTTCTCGGTCACCCTTCCTCTTCTTTCTCCGGCGACCTTCTTCGTACTCGTCATCTCGCTCATCAACGGCTTCCAGGTCTTCGACCAGGTGTACGCGATGACCGGCGGCGGACCAGGCGGGGCGACCCAGGTGGTGGTGCAGCAGATCTACGACCTCACCTTCCGGTACGGACGTGCGGGCGAAGCATCCGCTCTGTCGTGGATGCTGTTCATCGTCATCCTCGCCGTCACCGTCATCCAGATCCGCGGACAGCGCCGGTGGGTGAACTATGGCTGA
- a CDS encoding ROK family transcriptional regulator, with product MTSSLHRTDVNRSAILAQLGAHGAASRADLARTLNLSPALITQLVKQLIGEGLVAELEQAPSSGGRPARLLGLAASAGHAIGVKVGATHVALVEVGIAGRVIRSAEVPFDATASTFVLDLADRIQAFIGAGDEVTLLGVGVAVPGTVDEPGNGVVECGVLGWNSIHLGEALRGAIGLPVVIENDVNALAVAERLYGIGRSHENFLVVTIGAGIGAGIVVEGTVLRAASGGAGEIGHIPVADDGPLCSCGNLGCLEAVIGEAALVRRAREAGLIDQGAGIDDLLADAEAGDEEAIALYRDAGRLLGRTLAGIVHVIDPAAIVVLGEGTVAWAHWSAGFEPAFRSHLQRHRRTIPVNVETWLDDSWAQGAAALVLATPFDTGSDVGDQGRLIRARLVGQGSR from the coding sequence ATGACATCGTCCCTTCACCGCACCGACGTCAATCGGTCGGCGATCCTCGCCCAGCTCGGGGCGCATGGCGCGGCCTCCCGCGCCGACCTGGCCCGCACGCTGAATCTCTCGCCAGCGCTCATCACGCAGCTCGTGAAGCAGCTCATCGGCGAAGGACTTGTCGCCGAGCTCGAGCAGGCGCCCTCCAGCGGCGGCCGCCCCGCGCGACTGCTCGGCCTCGCCGCTTCGGCGGGCCACGCGATCGGGGTGAAGGTCGGCGCCACCCACGTCGCGCTCGTCGAGGTCGGGATCGCCGGGCGCGTCATCCGCTCAGCAGAAGTGCCCTTCGACGCGACCGCCAGCACCTTCGTGCTCGACCTCGCCGACCGCATTCAGGCCTTCATCGGTGCCGGTGACGAGGTGACCCTCCTCGGCGTCGGGGTCGCGGTTCCGGGCACGGTCGACGAGCCGGGCAACGGCGTCGTCGAGTGCGGTGTTCTCGGGTGGAACAGCATCCACCTCGGCGAAGCCCTCCGCGGAGCCATCGGACTCCCCGTCGTCATCGAGAACGACGTCAACGCTCTCGCCGTCGCCGAGCGCCTCTACGGCATCGGCCGCTCGCACGAGAACTTCCTCGTCGTCACGATCGGCGCCGGCATCGGTGCGGGCATCGTCGTCGAGGGCACGGTGCTCCGCGCCGCCTCGGGCGGTGCGGGCGAGATCGGACACATTCCCGTCGCCGACGACGGACCCCTCTGCAGCTGCGGCAACCTCGGCTGCCTCGAGGCGGTCATCGGCGAAGCCGCGCTCGTGCGCCGCGCTCGCGAAGCCGGCCTGATCGACCAGGGCGCCGGCATCGACGACCTGCTCGCCGACGCCGAGGCCGGCGACGAGGAGGCCATCGCGCTCTACCGCGACGCCGGGCGGCTCCTCGGGCGCACCCTCGCGGGCATCGTGCACGTCATCGACCCCGCCGCGATCGTGGTGCTCGGCGAGGGAACCGTCGCCTGGGCGCACTGGTCGGCCGGGTTCGAGCCCGCGTTCCGCTCGCACTTGCAGCGACACCGCCGCACCATTCCGGTGAATGTCGAGACCTGGCTCGACGACAGCTGGGCGCAGGGTGCCGCCGCGCTCGTGCTCGCCACCCCGTTCGACACCGGCAGCGACGTTGGCGACCAGGGCCGGCTCATCCGCGCGCGCCTCGTGGGCCAGGGGAGCCGGTGA
- a CDS encoding CPBP family intramembrane glutamic endopeptidase, translated as MTTAPGASPGPLFLFARAYQHPWRALLIGAAGFGTAALLLYVVDATGPMWAGMPGWLAAAASILAANGPLFLAVIAAATFASIVGFGRATGIRHWTWTDLALGVSVGLVVRAAVELVAPTLGGFGGPLGGALSGDATLALVIAASAAVLISPIVEELYFRGLLVRALFDAVSEAGRIGAAIVAVATSTAAFVVLHVIAAGALVPFGLLVGSLGVGIGCGVLVVVTGRLGGAIIAHLFYNASGLALLLW; from the coding sequence ATGACAACGGCTCCGGGCGCCAGCCCGGGGCCGTTGTTCCTTTTCGCCCGCGCCTACCAGCACCCCTGGCGGGCGCTCCTCATCGGCGCCGCCGGCTTCGGCACGGCCGCGCTGCTGCTCTACGTCGTCGACGCCACCGGGCCGATGTGGGCGGGTATGCCGGGCTGGCTCGCGGCCGCGGCCTCGATTCTCGCTGCCAACGGCCCCCTCTTCCTCGCCGTCATCGCCGCCGCGACCTTCGCGTCGATCGTCGGATTCGGCCGCGCCACCGGCATCCGTCACTGGACCTGGACCGACCTCGCCCTCGGTGTCTCGGTCGGTCTCGTCGTCCGGGCCGCGGTCGAACTGGTCGCGCCCACCCTCGGCGGGTTCGGCGGACCCCTCGGCGGAGCGCTCTCGGGTGACGCCACGCTCGCCCTGGTGATCGCCGCCTCGGCGGCGGTGCTCATCTCGCCGATAGTCGAAGAGCTCTACTTCCGTGGACTGCTCGTGCGGGCCCTCTTCGACGCCGTGTCTGAGGCGGGGCGCATCGGCGCCGCGATCGTCGCGGTCGCCACCTCGACCGCCGCCTTCGTCGTGCTGCACGTCATCGCCGCCGGCGCCCTCGTACCTTTCGGGCTGCTCGTCGGCTCACTGGGAGTGGGCATCGGGTGCGGCGTGCTCGTCGTCGTCACGGGGCGCCTGGGCGGCGCGATCATCGCCCACCTGTTCTACAACGCGTCAGGACTCGCGCTGCTGCTCTGGTGA
- a CDS encoding acyl carrier protein: protein MDAIATETDVQAWLASRVVTYGKKLPGDFSVDTDFADIGLDSVYALTLCGDIEDEYDIEVDPEIMWDYSTIRSLAEHLGELGAR, encoded by the coding sequence ATGGACGCCATCGCGACCGAAACCGACGTGCAGGCCTGGCTGGCCTCGCGCGTGGTCACCTACGGCAAGAAGCTGCCCGGCGACTTCTCGGTCGACACCGACTTCGCCGACATCGGCCTCGACTCGGTCTACGCCCTGACGCTCTGTGGCGACATCGAGGACGAGTACGACATCGAGGTGGACCCCGAGATCATGTGGGACTACTCCACGATCCGTTCGCTCGCCGAGCACCTGGGGGAGCTCGGGGCGCGCTGA
- a CDS encoding CPBP family intramembrane glutamic endopeptidase has product MLDHSSDVDTAAPRRSSGRRARTDWRLGGHTVRRWNEWLLAIALVCLGVGVLFGAVIDWAWDAPIAPLVGTVIVGVAMIVPIVLAFLRSRPIGFLRFRPLDLLWGVGLGVFVRLVQGLLSGAEPLPTMATIDGRSSEWWPIEASGAVVVAPVVEELFFRGVLLVTLFTILRRLVGHTAAGIIAALVSTGLFVMLHALAGEAETEQVIGLALLGFTASGVVLLTGRIWGAILLHAVYNTSFVVLVALGTALT; this is encoded by the coding sequence GTGCTCGATCACTCTAGCGATGTCGACACCGCCGCCCCGCGCCGATCATCGGGACGGCGGGCGCGTACCGACTGGAGACTCGGCGGTCACACCGTGCGTCGCTGGAATGAGTGGCTGCTCGCGATCGCCCTCGTCTGCCTCGGAGTGGGGGTCCTTTTCGGTGCCGTCATTGACTGGGCCTGGGATGCGCCGATCGCACCGCTTGTCGGGACAGTCATCGTCGGCGTGGCAATGATCGTGCCGATCGTTCTCGCGTTCCTGCGCTCGCGCCCGATCGGTTTCCTGAGATTCCGGCCGCTCGACCTGCTGTGGGGCGTTGGCCTGGGAGTGTTCGTTCGGCTCGTCCAGGGTCTGTTGAGTGGTGCGGAGCCGCTTCCGACCATGGCGACGATCGACGGACGCTCATCGGAGTGGTGGCCGATCGAGGCTTCCGGGGCGGTCGTCGTCGCGCCGGTCGTGGAGGAGCTTTTCTTTCGCGGCGTCCTCCTCGTCACGCTCTTCACGATCCTGCGCCGTCTGGTCGGTCACACCGCGGCCGGGATCATCGCTGCGCTCGTGTCGACCGGGCTCTTCGTGATGCTCCACGCGCTCGCCGGCGAAGCTGAAACCGAACAGGTGATCGGGCTCGCGCTTCTCGGATTCACGGCCTCCGGCGTGGTGCTGCTCACCGGCCGAATCTGGGGAGCTATCCTTCTACACGCGGTCTACAACACCTCGTTCGTGGTCCTCGTTGCGCTCGGAACCGCTCTGACCTGA